From Pogona vitticeps strain Pit_001003342236 chromosome ZW-PAR, PviZW2.1, whole genome shotgun sequence, one genomic window encodes:
- the PLPP7 gene encoding inactive phospholipid phosphatase 7 — protein MPASQSRARARDRNNILNRAEFQSLNHPLKGTQESRRRQNSQSGPSPAPNEGGAKEQRTPQQPLPDEDCMQLNPSFKGIAYNSLLAIDISLSKRLGVCASNASAWGNARSMINLIGLTGHGIPWIGGTLICLVKSSTLAGQEVLLNLLLALFLDIVIIAGLQKMAKRKGPFDVSPGLLDYFTMDVYAFPAGHASRAAMVSKFFLSHLVLAVPLRILLVLWAFLVGLSRIMVGRHHVTDVLSGFAFGYLQFRLVELLWMSSNTCQMLISMW, from the exons ATGCCAGCCTCACAAAGCCGGGCCCGGGCCCGAGACAGGAACAACATCTTGAACAGAGCCGAATTCCAGTCGCTCAACCATCCCTTGAAAGGCACCCAAGAGTCCCGGCGAAGGCAGAACAGCCAGTCCGGCCCGTCCCCGGCCCCCAACGAAGGGGGTGCCAAGGAGCAGAGGACCCCACAGCAGCCACTCCCCGATGAAGACTGCATGCAGCTGAACCCCTCCTTCAAAGGGATCGCTTACAACTCCCTCCTGGCCATCGACATCTCCCTCTCCAAAAGGCTCGGGGTGTGTGCCAGCAACGCCTCGGCCTGGGGGAATGCCCGCTCCATGATCAACCTCATCGGCCTCACCGGGCACGGGATCCCCTGGATTGGGGGCACCCTGATCTGCCTGGTGAAGAGCAGCACCTTAGCCGGCCAGGAGGTCCTCCTCAACCTTCTCCTGG CTCTGTTCTTGGACATTGTCATCATCGCCGGCTTACAGAAGATGGCCAAGCGGAAGGGCCCCTTTGACGTCAGCCCCGGCCTCTTGGATTACTTCACCATGGACGTCTATGCTTTTCCCGCCGGCCACGCCAGCCGGGCTGCGATGGTGTCTAAATTCTTCCTCAGCCACCTGGTTTTAGCCGTCCCGCTCCGGATCCTGCTCGTCCTCTGGGCTTTCTTGGTGGGACTTTCCCGCATTATGGTGGGCCGGCACCACGTCACCGACGTCCTCTCCGGTTTTGCGTTCGGCTACTTGCAGTTCCGGCTGGTGGAGCTTCTTTGGATGTCTTCTAATACATGCCAAATGTTGATTTCCATGTGGTGA